A window of Opitutus sp. ER46 contains these coding sequences:
- a CDS encoding sigma-70 family RNA polymerase sigma factor, which produces MPPDHSENGQWFASEVQIHHGALRAWLRGRFPAVVDVENIIHEAFARVWRARNHGEVKSPKAFLFATAQNLAIDQARRYRVAQIDPVAEMSGLNVYEERPTPAEAAARSQELDLLTQAIQSLPDRCRQVLTLRKIYGLSQKEIARELGISEHTVEAQVANGMRRCAAFFRERGVA; this is translated from the coding sequence GTGCCGCCCGATCACTCCGAGAACGGTCAATGGTTTGCCAGCGAGGTGCAGATCCACCACGGCGCCCTGCGCGCGTGGTTGCGGGGCCGGTTTCCCGCCGTCGTCGACGTCGAGAACATCATCCACGAGGCGTTCGCCCGCGTGTGGCGGGCCCGCAACCACGGCGAGGTCAAGTCACCCAAGGCCTTCCTCTTCGCCACGGCGCAGAATCTCGCGATCGACCAGGCCCGTCGCTACCGCGTCGCCCAGATCGACCCCGTAGCGGAAATGTCCGGCCTGAACGTCTATGAAGAGCGGCCGACGCCTGCGGAGGCAGCAGCGCGCAGCCAGGAACTCGACCTCTTGACGCAAGCCATCCAGTCCCTCCCTGACCGTTGCCGGCAGGTGCTCACGCTGCGGAAAATCTACGGCCTTTCGCAGAAGGAGATCGCGCGCGAACTCGGCATCAGCGAGCACACCGTGGAGGCTCAGGTCGCCAACGGCATGCGGCGTTGCGCCGCCTTCTTTCGCGAGCGGGGAGTCGCCTGA
- a CDS encoding FecR domain-containing protein yields the protein MDFEPDNADPISAEASRWLARRDRGLSAAEQDRYLEWLQRDPRHREAVAELENGWTALDRLKEWRPSDSHHPNPDLLAPRRARWPYWLSPLAAAAAILLGIHLYVAAPSTPASPPQQAILHPAAECLVLEDGSTVKLNAGAQVKVEYTATERRVVLVRGEGLFTVAKNPDRPFIVAADCVAVRALGTTFAVALKPSAVSVLVTEGKVRVDETPDAGASVPAGGRELSHIVAGQQAVIARPDAAASRAAEPDLQLRDVTPADIERALAWQNLRLEFVDMPLRQVVTEFNRYNVRKLAVADDATGAIVIGGSFRADQVESFVRLLATGFGVSSSPRGDEIVLRKEP from the coding sequence GTGGACTTCGAGCCTGACAACGCCGATCCGATCTCGGCCGAGGCCTCGCGCTGGCTGGCCCGCCGCGATCGCGGTTTGTCCGCCGCCGAGCAGGACCGCTACCTCGAGTGGCTGCAGCGCGATCCGCGCCACCGCGAGGCGGTGGCCGAGCTTGAGAACGGCTGGACGGCGCTCGACCGGCTGAAGGAGTGGCGGCCTTCGGACAGCCACCACCCGAACCCCGACCTGCTCGCGCCTCGGCGCGCCCGGTGGCCGTATTGGCTTTCACCGCTGGCGGCGGCCGCCGCGATCCTGCTCGGCATTCATCTTTACGTCGCGGCACCGTCCACCCCCGCGTCCCCCCCGCAGCAGGCGATCCTGCATCCGGCGGCGGAGTGCCTGGTGCTCGAGGATGGGTCGACGGTGAAGCTTAACGCCGGGGCGCAGGTCAAGGTGGAGTACACGGCGACTGAGCGCCGCGTCGTGCTGGTGCGCGGCGAGGGCCTCTTCACCGTCGCCAAGAATCCCGACCGCCCCTTCATCGTCGCGGCCGATTGCGTGGCGGTGCGGGCGTTGGGCACCACGTTTGCGGTCGCGCTGAAACCGAGCGCCGTCTCCGTGCTGGTCACCGAGGGCAAGGTCCGCGTCGACGAGACGCCCGACGCCGGCGCGAGCGTGCCGGCCGGCGGCCGCGAACTGTCGCACATCGTCGCCGGCCAGCAGGCGGTGATCGCGCGGCCCGACGCGGCGGCCAGCCGCGCGGCGGAGCCCGATCTCCAGTTGCGGGACGTGACGCCGGCCGACATCGAGCGCGCGCTCGCGTGGCAGAACCTGCGCCTCGAATTTGTCGACATGCCGCTGCGCCAGGTCGTGACGGAGTTCAACCGCTACAATGTGCGGAAGCTCGCCGTGGCGGATGATGCCACCGGCGCCATTGTGATCGGTGGCAGCTTCCGCGCGGACCAGGTGGAGTCCTTCGTCCGCCTCCTGGCGACGGGCTTTGGCGTGAGCTCCAGCCCGCGCGGCGACGAGATCGTGCTGCGCAAGGAGCCGTAG
- a CDS encoding TonB-dependent receptor — MHTPKNWFSSPLRLCRWTLWLLLPAWCSLALAAGARQNFNLPAGDAVRTLRQFTEQSGEQIVYPIDLVRGIQTNAVSGERTAREALDAMLSGTGLAVVQDQTNGALAVTKAGPAAAPETSPAAGPRPPRANPAAQPVGEDVVKLDTYIVNGMTAAMAKAQQIKRDSGQVVEAIVADDVNKLPDLSVTEALQRVTGISITRELGEGATVALRGLTDVTATLNGQEVFSPQVVTGEARVMNLQTVPSEMISAINVIKTPTADMIEGGIAGTIDIRLRRPLDFDGKLNGSLTTRMEYSEGAESSKFQYSGVLTDTWKVGHGKLGALATYTKQERDIRQDLNSTGKPVIFNAPTNPVVGSDGSYEPRIVANRQREGASAVLQWEPFSGLRMFAEYDYSEQVTIQDSFAPTYNTPTTLATRLGDAVSVYSGATVMADHDGNAATPLVALPVVKSIHVLNSSFSSTSTTRDWTERTHQFTAGATWRRDRLTLQAELARMQSRSDFDNMGAAASVSGISYTLNTDRDIPSAIADDPSLLTVKNIANWNWAYWYYNYIVNKNDSTTASFDLTQRLDSNGFFRRLKFGARGSDRNGRNHRISASGAFASSKVSDYPALYRPATVTGFFDGEAGKINDYVEIATGPMRGYAKFMNLIGGNPTLPAPSPGNLFDITERTWAAYGMTDFGMRAPVPFDGNVGVRVIGTNVTSDGYRRLNNVWSTIVEKGEYVDVLPSLNTRWFLQDDFFLRLSVSKQLSRQSFGKLNPNVRLTPPTVAGARGTGTAGNPDLKPLRTQQFDVSLEKYFNESTSLYVSGYYKKIDGYTQTGVTVENWDGIEYDISRPYAVDDATVKGVEVGYQQFFSFLPGPFSGLGLLANYTYVDARNPSGDSLTNLSKNGYNVILMYEKYGWTARLAYNWRDEFSRSTGTATALGSTTIYDPAFGWLDGSLSYKVNAHLKLSFDVSNALRTKRTSYWQEKLLQHEDVLEDRQFYLSATWSL; from the coding sequence ATGCACACCCCAAAGAACTGGTTTTCCTCCCCCCTCCGCCTGTGCCGCTGGACGCTGTGGTTGCTCCTGCCGGCCTGGTGCTCGCTCGCGCTGGCGGCAGGCGCACGGCAGAACTTCAACCTGCCGGCCGGTGACGCCGTGCGGACACTGCGACAGTTCACCGAGCAGTCCGGTGAACAGATCGTTTACCCGATCGACCTGGTCCGCGGGATCCAGACCAACGCGGTGAGCGGCGAGCGTACCGCGCGCGAGGCCCTCGATGCGATGCTCAGCGGTACCGGGCTCGCCGTGGTGCAGGACCAGACGAACGGGGCCCTGGCCGTCACCAAGGCCGGACCCGCGGCGGCGCCGGAGACGTCGCCCGCGGCCGGTCCGCGGCCCCCGCGCGCCAACCCGGCGGCGCAGCCGGTGGGCGAGGACGTCGTGAAACTCGACACCTACATCGTGAACGGCATGACCGCGGCCATGGCGAAGGCGCAGCAGATCAAGCGCGACAGCGGTCAGGTGGTGGAGGCGATCGTCGCTGACGACGTCAACAAGCTGCCCGACCTCAGCGTGACCGAGGCCCTGCAGCGCGTCACCGGCATCTCCATCACCCGCGAACTCGGCGAAGGCGCGACGGTCGCGCTGCGCGGTCTCACCGATGTCACCGCCACGCTCAACGGCCAGGAAGTCTTCAGCCCGCAGGTGGTGACCGGCGAGGCCCGCGTGATGAACCTGCAGACCGTGCCCTCGGAAATGATCTCCGCGATCAACGTCATCAAGACGCCGACGGCCGACATGATTGAAGGCGGCATCGCCGGCACGATCGACATCCGGCTGCGCCGCCCGCTCGATTTCGACGGCAAGCTGAACGGCTCGCTGACGACGCGCATGGAGTACAGCGAAGGCGCGGAATCGTCGAAGTTCCAATACTCGGGCGTGCTCACCGACACCTGGAAGGTGGGGCACGGCAAGCTCGGTGCCCTCGCGACGTACACGAAGCAGGAGCGCGATATCCGCCAGGACCTCAACTCGACCGGCAAGCCGGTGATCTTCAACGCGCCGACCAATCCGGTGGTCGGCTCCGACGGTTCGTACGAGCCGCGCATCGTGGCGAATCGCCAGCGCGAGGGCGCGTCGGCCGTGCTGCAGTGGGAGCCCTTCTCGGGGCTGCGGATGTTCGCGGAGTACGACTATTCGGAGCAGGTCACGATCCAGGACTCCTTTGCGCCGACGTACAACACGCCGACGACGCTCGCCACCCGGTTGGGCGACGCCGTGAGCGTCTATTCCGGCGCGACCGTCATGGCTGACCACGACGGCAACGCGGCCACGCCGCTGGTGGCGCTGCCCGTCGTGAAGTCGATCCACGTCCTGAACTCGAGCTTCTCCTCGACCTCGACGACGCGCGACTGGACGGAGCGCACGCACCAGTTCACCGCGGGCGCCACCTGGCGCCGGGACCGCCTCACGCTCCAGGCGGAGCTGGCCCGGATGCAGTCGCGGTCGGATTTTGACAACATGGGCGCCGCCGCCTCGGTGTCGGGCATCTCCTACACCCTGAACACCGACCGCGATATTCCCTCCGCCATCGCGGACGACCCCTCGCTCCTGACGGTGAAGAACATCGCGAATTGGAACTGGGCGTACTGGTACTACAATTACATCGTGAACAAGAACGACTCGACCACGGCGTCGTTCGACCTGACCCAGCGCCTGGATTCGAACGGATTTTTCCGCCGCCTGAAGTTCGGCGCGCGCGGCTCGGACCGCAACGGCCGCAATCACCGCATCAGCGCCTCGGGCGCCTTTGCTTCGAGCAAGGTGAGCGACTACCCGGCGCTGTATCGGCCGGCGACCGTGACGGGCTTCTTCGATGGCGAGGCCGGCAAGATCAACGATTACGTCGAGATCGCGACGGGCCCGATGCGCGGCTACGCGAAGTTCATGAACCTGATCGGCGGCAACCCGACGTTGCCGGCCCCCAGCCCGGGCAATCTCTTCGACATCACCGAGCGGACCTGGGCGGCGTACGGGATGACCGACTTCGGGATGCGGGCGCCGGTGCCGTTCGACGGCAATGTCGGCGTCCGTGTCATCGGCACGAACGTGACCAGCGACGGCTATCGCCGGCTGAACAACGTCTGGTCCACCATCGTCGAGAAAGGCGAGTACGTCGACGTGCTGCCGAGCCTGAACACCCGCTGGTTCCTCCAGGACGACTTCTTCCTCCGGCTTTCCGTTTCGAAGCAGCTTTCGCGGCAGAGCTTCGGCAAGCTGAATCCCAACGTGCGTCTCACTCCGCCGACCGTGGCCGGAGCCCGCGGCACCGGCACCGCCGGCAACCCGGACCTGAAGCCGCTGCGGACGCAGCAGTTCGACGTGTCGCTGGAGAAGTATTTCAACGAGTCCACGTCGCTGTACGTCTCGGGCTACTACAAGAAGATCGACGGTTACACGCAGACAGGGGTGACGGTGGAGAACTGGGACGGCATCGAGTACGACATTTCGCGTCCGTATGCGGTGGATGACGCGACGGTGAAGGGCGTCGAAGTGGGCTACCAGCAGTTCTTCAGCTTCCTGCCGGGACCGTTCAGCGGGCTGGGCCTGCTGGCGAACTACACGTATGTGGACGCGCGCAACCCGTCGGGCGACTCGCTGACGAACCTCTCGAAGAACGGCTACAACGTGATCCTCATGTACGAGAAGTACGGCTGGACCGCCCGCCTGGCGTACAACTGGCGCGACGAGTTCTCGCGCAGCACGGGCACGGCGACGGCGCTCGGTTCGACCACGATCTACGATCCGGCGTTCGGCTGGCTCGATGGTTCGCTCAGCTACAAGGTCAATGCGCACCTGAAGCTCTCGTTCGACGTGTCGAACGCGCTGCGGACGAAGCGCACCTCATATTGGCAGGAAAAGCTGCTGCAGCACGAGGACGTGCTGGAGGACCGGCAGTTCTACCTCAGCGCCACCTGGAGTCTTTGA
- a CDS encoding glycosyl hydrolase produces MSDFAFRLGRGLRLTWLATLATVVTVATGTPPGADPLASGFRQPEAAARPLTLWFWMNGNVSRDGITRDLEAMKRVGIGGAIVFDGGTYQPAGAVDYLSRSWREAILHAAKEAERLGLTLGMHNSPGWSSSGGPWITPELSMKQLVWTETTVVGPQKLDANLRAPRTQLGFYRDAFVVAFPAPAAEAEAEPEMRASLRSGLRVESAVLTDDDVQTAVKWEAADALELTFARPITVMALTAEARTGSPAVPLRIEVAEDGRSFRELADVTLAAPAGIRPPAVASFPAVTARHFRIRSTSAVELGEFRLHRTARLPGWTYQANQAYRFGTPGRSPMSDTAVAASQITPDAVLNLTSQLDANGRLKWEVPPGAWIVMRFGYTSTGMRNTSASASGTGLECDKLGREGVEAHFEAVQARLRQELGPALSRVVSTVTIDSYEAGMQNWTASFPGEFRRRMGYDLVRYLPAMTGRIVGDAAVTEQFLFDVRTVQAAMVAENYYGRMAELCRERGLTLFVEGYGSGMFDELEVSGVADVPMGEFWTRTPWSPNRNMKMVASAAHLHDRRIVAAEAFTGEQDTSRWLDYPYALKVVGDDMFALGVNQLVFHRFVHQPHPDALPGMAMGPWGFHFDRTNTWFDQSAAWVNYLARCQHLLRQGRAVADVLYFVGERPPNPAQMVIPALPRGYTFDHIDAATLIARARVRDGAIEVAEGTRYRVLVLPPDLEAMTPETLRKLAALVRDGAVVAGPAPRYSPSLRGYPASDDEMRRLADELWAKGQTGAGRVIADRPLAAVLTELGVEPDLKWTGRQSDAALSWHHRTLADGDLYFISNRQRRVEEVLVSFRVTGRQPEIWNAEDGTQGDATVFAQENGRTQLPLRLEPAQSVFVLFRRRTEGAAPARLRRGETVLVDTRTPTPGEATDATGDFTMAVWAKPDTDLRLMPEESTSGRVDETGKFYVIGADERDVRFGAGHATAGVAVGRNGVFVIERASDQAPAVLVATLPISGWAHVAVTYQGGVPSLYVNGRLVRRGLRSGRVVHPGIGAPLPAPDSVLHFAGLDQVMGAAGLASPPAQGRAFHFEGNATAPELLAPALTADAIAERYERGLPAPGAPPLIELKATEGGGVRGLAWESGRYELDGVGVAVADVAPALTLGGPWKVRFPAGRGAPAAIELPALQPLERHEQAGVRFFSGTMTYARRIRVAEEWLGRGRRVVLDLGRVEVLAEVRVNGRDLGVLWKEPYRVDITAAVQPGQNALEVRVTNLLANRMIGDEQLPPENEYGAGAERGIRRFPDWYARGQPKPRGGRVTFTTWKFFERDDPLPASGLLGPVRLLNPVEVEFRAEAGAQAHQPQ; encoded by the coding sequence ATGTCCGACTTCGCTTTTCGATTGGGGCGCGGGCTCAGGCTGACGTGGCTGGCCACGCTGGCGACGGTCGTCACCGTCGCAACCGGAACCCCGCCGGGAGCTGATCCGCTGGCGAGCGGTTTCCGGCAGCCCGAGGCGGCGGCGCGACCGCTGACGCTCTGGTTCTGGATGAACGGCAACGTCAGCCGCGACGGCATCACGCGCGACCTCGAGGCGATGAAACGCGTGGGGATCGGCGGCGCGATCGTGTTCGATGGGGGCACGTATCAGCCAGCCGGGGCGGTTGACTATCTCAGCCGGAGCTGGCGGGAGGCGATCTTGCACGCAGCCAAGGAGGCGGAGCGGCTGGGGCTCACGCTCGGGATGCACAACAGTCCGGGCTGGTCGAGTTCGGGCGGCCCGTGGATCACGCCGGAGCTGTCGATGAAGCAGTTGGTGTGGACGGAGACGACCGTGGTCGGGCCGCAGAAGCTCGACGCCAACCTGCGGGCGCCCCGGACGCAGCTCGGCTTTTATCGCGACGCCTTCGTGGTTGCGTTTCCGGCACCCGCGGCCGAGGCCGAGGCGGAACCAGAAATGCGGGCAAGCCTGCGGTCGGGGCTACGGGTGGAAAGCGCGGTGCTGACGGACGATGATGTGCAGACGGCGGTGAAATGGGAGGCCGCGGACGCGCTGGAGCTGACGTTCGCCCGTCCGATCACGGTGATGGCGCTGACGGCGGAGGCGCGGACCGGCAGTCCGGCGGTGCCGCTGCGGATCGAGGTGGCGGAGGACGGGAGGAGTTTTCGGGAGTTGGCCGACGTCACGCTGGCGGCGCCCGCGGGGATTCGGCCGCCGGCGGTGGCGAGCTTCCCGGCGGTGACGGCGCGGCACTTTCGCATCCGGTCGACGAGCGCGGTGGAGCTGGGAGAGTTTCGGCTGCACCGGACGGCGCGGTTGCCCGGCTGGACCTACCAGGCGAACCAGGCGTATCGCTTCGGCACGCCGGGCCGTTCGCCGATGTCAGACACGGCGGTGGCGGCGTCGCAAATCACGCCGGACGCCGTGTTGAATCTGACCTCGCAGCTCGACGCGAATGGCCGACTCAAATGGGAGGTGCCGCCCGGCGCGTGGATCGTGATGCGGTTTGGCTACACCTCGACCGGGATGCGCAACACCTCGGCGTCGGCGTCCGGCACCGGACTGGAGTGCGACAAGCTGGGCCGCGAAGGCGTCGAAGCGCACTTTGAGGCGGTGCAGGCGCGGCTGCGCCAGGAACTGGGCCCGGCGCTGTCGCGGGTGGTCAGCACGGTGACGATCGATAGCTACGAGGCGGGGATGCAGAACTGGACGGCCTCGTTTCCCGGGGAGTTCCGACGGCGGATGGGGTACGACCTCGTGCGGTACCTGCCGGCGATGACGGGGCGGATCGTGGGCGACGCCGCGGTGACCGAGCAGTTCCTCTTCGACGTGCGCACGGTGCAGGCGGCGATGGTGGCGGAGAATTACTATGGCCGGATGGCCGAGCTCTGTCGCGAACGCGGACTCACGCTGTTCGTCGAAGGCTACGGTTCCGGGATGTTCGATGAACTGGAGGTGTCCGGAGTCGCCGACGTGCCGATGGGGGAGTTCTGGACGCGCACGCCGTGGAGCCCGAACCGGAACATGAAGATGGTCGCGTCGGCGGCGCACTTGCACGACCGCCGCATCGTGGCGGCGGAGGCCTTCACGGGAGAGCAGGACACCTCGCGCTGGCTCGACTACCCGTACGCCTTGAAGGTCGTCGGCGACGACATGTTCGCGCTGGGCGTGAACCAGTTGGTGTTCCACCGCTTCGTGCACCAGCCGCATCCCGACGCGTTGCCGGGCATGGCAATGGGGCCGTGGGGCTTTCACTTTGACCGGACGAACACGTGGTTCGACCAGAGCGCGGCCTGGGTGAACTACCTGGCGCGTTGCCAGCACCTGCTGCGGCAAGGACGGGCCGTGGCGGACGTGCTCTATTTCGTGGGCGAGCGACCGCCAAATCCCGCGCAAATGGTGATCCCGGCGCTGCCGCGAGGTTACACCTTTGATCACATCGATGCGGCGACGCTGATCGCGCGGGCGCGGGTGCGCGACGGCGCGATCGAGGTGGCGGAAGGGACGCGTTATCGGGTGTTGGTGCTGCCGCCGGATCTCGAGGCGATGACGCCGGAGACGCTGCGCAAGCTCGCCGCCCTGGTGCGGGACGGGGCGGTGGTGGCGGGGCCGGCGCCGCGGTATTCGCCGAGCCTGCGCGGGTATCCGGCGAGTGATGATGAGATGCGTCGTCTGGCGGACGAACTCTGGGCCAAGGGGCAGACGGGTGCGGGGCGGGTCATCGCCGACCGGCCGCTCGCGGCGGTGCTGACGGAACTCGGCGTGGAGCCAGACCTGAAGTGGACGGGCCGGCAGTCGGATGCGGCGTTGTCGTGGCACCATCGCACGCTGGCCGACGGTGATTTGTACTTCATCTCAAACCGGCAACGGCGGGTGGAGGAGGTGCTCGTGTCCTTTCGCGTCACCGGCCGGCAGCCTGAAATCTGGAACGCGGAGGACGGAACGCAGGGGGACGCGACGGTGTTCGCGCAGGAAAACGGACGCACGCAGTTGCCGTTGCGGCTGGAACCGGCGCAGTCGGTTTTCGTGCTGTTTCGGCGTCGGACGGAAGGGGCGGCGCCGGCGCGGCTGCGGCGCGGCGAGACGGTGTTGGTTGACACGCGGACGCCGACACCGGGCGAGGCGACGGACGCGACGGGCGATTTCACGATGGCGGTGTGGGCCAAGCCCGACACGGATCTCCGCCTGATGCCGGAGGAGTCGACGAGTGGACGCGTGGATGAGACGGGCAAGTTTTACGTGATCGGGGCGGACGAGCGCGACGTGCGGTTCGGCGCGGGGCATGCGACGGCGGGCGTGGCCGTGGGGCGAAACGGCGTGTTCGTGATCGAACGGGCGAGTGACCAGGCGCCGGCGGTGCTGGTAGCGACGTTGCCGATCTCGGGATGGGCGCATGTGGCGGTGACCTATCAAGGGGGCGTACCCTCGCTGTATGTGAATGGACGGCTGGTGCGCCGCGGACTGCGCTCGGGACGCGTGGTGCATCCAGGCATCGGGGCGCCGCTGCCGGCGCCGGACTCGGTGCTGCATTTTGCGGGGCTGGACCAAGTGATGGGCGCGGCCGGCCTCGCGTCACCGCCCGCGCAAGGGCGGGCTTTCCATTTCGAAGGCAACGCGACGGCGCCGGAGCTGCTGGCCCCAGCGCTGACGGCCGACGCGATCGCGGAGCGTTACGAGCGCGGGCTGCCCGCGCCGGGGGCGCCACCCCTGATCGAGTTGAAGGCGACGGAAGGCGGCGGAGTCCGGGGACTCGCGTGGGAGTCGGGGCGTTACGAGTTGGACGGCGTGGGCGTGGCGGTGGCGGACGTGGCGCCGGCGTTGACGTTGGGCGGGCCGTGGAAGGTCCGGTTTCCCGCGGGTCGCGGTGCACCGGCCGCCATCGAGTTGCCGGCGCTGCAGCCGCTGGAGCGGCATGAGCAGGCCGGGGTGAGGTTTTTCTCCGGAACGATGACGTATGCGCGGCGGATTCGCGTGGCCGAGGAATGGCTGGGCCGAGGCCGGCGGGTGGTCCTGGACCTTGGCCGCGTGGAGGTGCTGGCGGAGGTGCGGGTGAACGGGCGCGATCTCGGCGTGTTGTGGAAGGAACCCTATCGGGTGGACATCACCGCGGCGGTGCAGCCGGGGCAGAACGCGCTGGAGGTGCGCGTGACGAACCTGCTCGCGAACCGGATGATCGGCGACGAGCAACTGCCGCCGGAAAACGAGTATGGCGCAGGGGCTGAGCGCGGGATCCGCCGGTTCCCCGACTGGTACGCGCGCGGGCAACCGAAACCGCGCGGCGGGCGGGTGACGTTCACGACCTGGAAGTTCTTCGAGCGCGACGATCCCTTGCCGGCATCCGGCCTCCTCGGCCCCGTGCGGCTGCTGAACCCAGTCGAGGTGGAGTTCAGGGCTGAGGCCGGTGCCCAAGCGCACCAGCCTCAGTAG
- a CDS encoding PAS domain S-box protein, with the protein MRVSLFAGTIAVVVTLAGLGYYRNERAELRGASWRELGAVADLKVRQVTEWRTERMNDARFLRRTPAVGEAVAAVLAQPNSAAARTALSELLEPIKGGDRYESIIVVDRQGGVCLAIPADTNPPGRILTTAVQAVLAGGEVVMTDLHRRTPLAPAHLEVIAPIFAPVRDRGNAAREPIAAIVLRIDPAQYLFPLIDTWPTPSATASSLLVRREAADRVVFHDVRQRSEISVAGAAAPFALPQDIRRVTPGVREGPDHRGVPVLAEARPVADSGWVLVAKIDQAEAYAPIRYTAWKVAGTVVVVLLAVAGVVAYLWRMRNEQALRRTLQAERKARVLAERVAMLMRHANDIVLLADHDLRILEANDRALAAYGYAQDELQRRRVPDLRPPRGAATPDEAMEHRPVDGAVFETVHQRKDGRTFPVEVSCRLVSLDDRKYLLEIVRDITERKRAEQEIVRTSRALRTISRCNQTLVRAQNESDLLEAICLLVVEHGGYRMAWVGYVEQDAGLSVRPVAQVRSEPEHPEFGPFAWGEEARGSNPAETCARTGTVVVCRDTQHDPAFAPWQADAARRGYASLIALPLRSVAGPLGALVIFSGEVDGFDPSQVALLGELADDLAYGIANLRGQMERRRTEASRRESEARFARLFELSVDAILESEPGGHLLAANPAACALFGRTEEELRRCHRNELFDPADPRTEALWEERDRRGCVKAEVTLRRGDGASLEAEVSTTLYTDAAGRRRCSMIIRDVTGRKQGEQALAAQLVELQRWHAVTLGREQRILELKTEINRLLVAAGQPARYAGVDPAAPSS; encoded by the coding sequence GTGCGCGTGTCCCTCTTCGCGGGGACAATTGCGGTGGTCGTGACCCTGGCCGGGCTGGGCTATTACCGCAACGAGCGGGCCGAGCTGCGTGGCGCCAGCTGGCGTGAACTCGGAGCGGTGGCCGACCTGAAGGTGCGTCAGGTCACGGAGTGGCGGACGGAACGGATGAACGACGCGCGGTTTCTGCGGCGCACGCCCGCGGTGGGGGAGGCGGTGGCCGCTGTGCTGGCGCAGCCGAATTCGGCGGCGGCGCGAACGGCGCTCTCCGAACTGCTCGAGCCCATCAAGGGCGGGGACCGCTACGAGAGCATTATCGTCGTGGACCGGCAGGGTGGCGTCTGCCTGGCGATCCCGGCCGATACGAATCCGCCCGGACGAATACTGACGACGGCGGTGCAGGCGGTGCTGGCCGGCGGCGAGGTGGTCATGACGGACCTGCACCGCCGCACCCCGCTGGCGCCGGCACACCTGGAGGTGATCGCGCCGATCTTCGCGCCGGTTCGCGATCGCGGGAACGCCGCGCGCGAGCCGATTGCGGCCATCGTCCTGCGGATCGATCCCGCGCAGTATCTGTTCCCGCTGATCGACACCTGGCCGACGCCCAGTGCGACGGCCTCGTCGTTGCTCGTCCGACGCGAGGCGGCGGATCGGGTGGTCTTCCATGACGTTCGGCAACGTTCGGAGATTTCGGTGGCGGGTGCCGCGGCGCCCTTCGCCCTGCCTCAGGATATCCGCCGGGTGACGCCCGGCGTGCGGGAGGGGCCGGACCACCGGGGCGTGCCTGTGCTGGCGGAAGCGCGACCGGTGGCGGACTCCGGGTGGGTCCTGGTGGCGAAGATCGACCAGGCGGAGGCGTATGCTCCCATCCGATACACCGCGTGGAAGGTGGCGGGGACGGTGGTCGTGGTGCTCCTGGCCGTGGCGGGCGTGGTGGCGTATCTGTGGCGCATGCGCAACGAGCAGGCGTTGCGCCGTACGCTGCAGGCCGAGCGCAAGGCGCGGGTGCTGGCGGAGCGGGTGGCGATGCTCATGCGGCACGCCAACGACATCGTCCTGCTGGCCGACCACGATCTGCGCATCCTGGAAGCCAACGACCGCGCCCTGGCGGCTTACGGGTACGCGCAGGACGAGTTGCAGCGGAGGCGCGTGCCGGATCTCCGGCCCCCGCGCGGTGCGGCGACGCCGGATGAGGCCATGGAGCATCGACCCGTCGATGGCGCGGTTTTCGAAACGGTGCACCAGCGCAAGGACGGACGCACCTTCCCCGTCGAGGTTAGTTGCCGGCTCGTCTCGCTCGACGACCGGAAGTACCTGCTCGAGATCGTGCGCGACATCACGGAGCGAAAGCGCGCGGAGCAGGAGATCGTGCGGACGAGCCGCGCCTTGCGGACGATCAGTCGCTGCAACCAGACCCTGGTGCGGGCGCAGAATGAGTCCGACCTGCTCGAGGCGATCTGCCTGCTGGTCGTGGAGCACGGCGGCTATCGCATGGCCTGGGTGGGGTATGTGGAGCAGGACGCGGGGCTCTCGGTCCGGCCGGTCGCGCAGGTAAGGAGCGAACCGGAGCATCCGGAGTTCGGGCCCTTTGCGTGGGGCGAAGAGGCGCGCGGATCCAATCCCGCCGAGACCTGCGCGCGCACGGGCACCGTGGTCGTGTGCCGGGACACGCAGCACGATCCGGCGTTTGCTCCCTGGCAGGCCGATGCCGCCCGGCGCGGGTACGCGTCACTCATCGCCCTGCCGCTGCGTTCTGTGGCGGGGCCGTTGGGGGCATTGGTGATCTTTTCGGGGGAGGTGGATGGGTTTGACCCGAGCCAGGTGGCGCTGCTCGGCGAACTGGCCGACGACCTTGCCTATGGTATCGCGAATCTGCGTGGGCAGATGGAGCGGCGGAGGACCGAGGCGTCGCGGCGGGAGAGCGAAGCGCGGTTCGCCCGGCTGTTCGAACTGAGCGTCGACGCGATCCTCGAGTCGGAGCCGGGCGGTCACCTGCTGGCGGCGAATCCCGCGGCGTGCGCGTTGTTTGGCCGGACGGAGGAGGAGCTCCGCCGCTGCCATCGAAACGAGTTGTTCGACCCGGCGGATCCGCGGACTGAGGCGTTGTGGGAAGAGCGCGACCGGCGTGGCTGCGTCAAGGCGGAGGTGACGTTGCGGCGCGGGGATGGCGCCTCGCTGGAGGCGGAGGTGTCGACGACGTTGTACACGGACGCGGCGGGCCGGCGCCGCTGCAGCATGATCATTCGCGACGTCACGGGCCGGAAGCAGGGAGAGCAGGCGCTCGCGGCGCAGTTGGTCGAGCTGCAGCGCTGGCATGCGGTGACGCTGGGGCGGGAGCAGCGCATCCTGGAGCTGAAGACGGAGATCAACCGGCTGCTCGTTGCCGCCGGCCAGCCGGCGCGCTACGCCGGCGTGGACCCGGCGGCGCCCTCCTCTTGA